The Candidatus Margulisiibacteriota bacterium genome window below encodes:
- the glyQ gene encoding glycine--tRNA ligase subunit alpha, whose translation MNFQELIYKLQQFWMQQNCIVMQPYDIEKGAGTMNPATFLRVLGPEPWNVAYVEPSRRPTDGRYGENPNRLQHYFQFQVILKPSPLNVQDLYLDSLRLLGIIPEEHDIRFVEDNWESPTLGAWGVGWEVWLDGMEVTQFTYFQQCGGLDLNPISVEITYGIERLAMYIQKVESIFDIKWAGNITYGDIYLQNEKEQSIYNFEIADTEMLFRTFEGYEKEAFRIIDRKIVLPAYDCCLKCSHLFNLLDARGAISVTERVGYIARIRKLARKCAELYVAEREALQFPLIKEPNNA comes from the coding sequence ATGAATTTTCAAGAATTAATATATAAACTACAGCAGTTTTGGATGCAGCAAAATTGCATCGTTATGCAGCCATACGATATCGAGAAAGGGGCAGGAACGATGAATCCCGCTACTTTCTTGCGTGTTTTAGGGCCGGAACCGTGGAATGTTGCGTATGTTGAACCTTCGCGAAGACCTACTGATGGAAGGTATGGAGAGAACCCAAATAGGCTGCAGCATTATTTTCAGTTTCAAGTTATTCTCAAACCTTCACCTTTGAATGTGCAAGACTTGTATCTTGATAGTTTGCGGCTTCTTGGGATTATCCCTGAAGAACATGATATCCGTTTTGTAGAAGATAACTGGGAGTCGCCGACGCTTGGTGCATGGGGCGTTGGTTGGGAAGTATGGCTTGACGGCATGGAAGTAACTCAATTTACATATTTCCAGCAATGTGGAGGACTTGATCTTAATCCGATTTCTGTTGAAATTACCTATGGAATCGAGCGGCTTGCCATGTACATCCAGAAGGTTGAGAGTATTTTTGATATTAAATGGGCCGGTAATATTACATATGGAGACATTTACCTGCAAAATGAAAAAGAACAAAGCATCTATAACTTTGAGATAGCAGACACTGAAATGCTTTTTAGAACTTTTGAAGGATACGAAAAAGAAGCATTCAGGATAATTGACCGAAAAATTGTATTGCCAGCTTATGACTGTTGCCTGAAATGTTCTCACCTCTTTAATTTGCTCGATGCCAGAGGCGCAATATCTGTTACTGAAAGAGTGGGGTACATCGCTCGCATTCGGAAGCTGGCGAGAAAATGTGCAGAACTATATGTTGCAGAGCGAGAAGCTTTGCAATTCCCTTTGATAAAGGAGCCTAATAATGCCTGA